The following proteins are co-located in the Thermus thermophilus HB8 genome:
- a CDS encoding roadblock/LC7 domain-containing protein, with protein sequence MRIGPELLQDLLDRVEGSLAAAIGTADGLLVEGVRKRPLDLEAAIAEHAALWRQARAAYARSLGAEEVGELLVGGTGVVGYLRSMRTRDPEPLFLLLLLTPEANLGQARLAARRLLDRAGGVVAWPT encoded by the coding sequence CGGATCGGACCCGAGCTTCTCCAAGACCTACTGGACCGGGTGGAGGGGAGCCTGGCGGCGGCCATCGGCACCGCGGACGGCCTCCTGGTGGAGGGGGTGAGGAAGCGCCCCCTGGACCTCGAGGCCGCCATCGCGGAGCACGCCGCCTTGTGGCGGCAGGCCCGGGCGGCCTACGCCCGGAGCCTGGGGGCGGAGGAGGTGGGCGAGCTCCTGGTGGGGGGGACGGGCGTGGTAGGCTACCTGAGGAGCATGCGCACCCGGGACCCGGAACCCCTCTTCCTCCTTCTCCTCCTCACCCCGGAGGCCAACCTGGGCCAGGCGCGGCTGGCCGCCCGGCGCCTTCTGGACCGGGCAGGGGGGGTGGTGGCATGGCCTACTTGA
- a CDS encoding roadblock/LC7 domain-containing protein, whose amino-acid sequence MAYLTGLSALGVDQAVFTGMDGLVIEALGQGPPSAEALAAELAALARRMDPLAQALGGKVLRFTLATEDREVLAVRVGEFLLGAVVHRGLNRKAVGQELSRIALRLEEAWREG is encoded by the coding sequence ATGGCCTACTTGACGGGCTTGTCGGCCTTGGGCGTGGACCAGGCGGTGTTCACGGGGATGGACGGCCTGGTCATTGAGGCCTTGGGCCAGGGGCCGCCTTCCGCCGAGGCCCTGGCGGCGGAGCTCGCCGCCTTGGCGCGGCGCATGGACCCCCTGGCCCAGGCCCTGGGCGGGAAGGTCCTCCGCTTCACCCTGGCCACGGAGGACCGGGAGGTCCTGGCCGTCCGGGTGGGGGAGTTCCTCCTGGGGGCGGTGGTCCACCGGGGCCTGAACCGCAAGGCCGTGGGACAGGAGCTTTCCCGCATCGCCCTGAGGCTGGAGGAAGCGTGGAGGGAAGGCTGA
- a CDS encoding roadblock/LC7 domain-containing protein: MEGRLREVLEGLLERGVRGAXLLRPDGLLLEAVGEASGAAERAAALLGLGVALAQSQGEEVAELVVEYPEGALFLAPVAGHHLLLLLEDLQDLGRARVALKGVRLRIEEALA, encoded by the coding sequence GTGGAGGGAAGGCTGAGGGAGGTCCTCGAGGGCCTTTTGGAGCGGGGCGTCCGGGGAGCGGNCCTGCTCCGCCCCGACGGCCTCCTCCTGGAGGCGGTGGGGGAGGCCTCCGGCGCGGCGGAGCGGGCCGCCGCCCTTTTGGGCCTGGGCGTGGCCCTGGCCCAAAGCCAGGGGGAGGAGGTGGCGGAGCTCGTGGTAGAGTACCCCGAGGGCGCCCTCTTCCTGGCGCCCGTGGCCGGCCACCACCTCCTGCTCTTGCTGGAGGACCTCCAGGACCTGGGCCGGGCCCGGGTGGCCCTCAAGGGAGTGCGCCTGCGCATTGAGGAGGCGTTAGCATGA
- a CDS encoding DUF3467 domain-containing protein, whose translation MNELKLDINIDKDVAQGRYANLALIAHTKNEFILDFALLQPQGGALVVSRIVTSPQHAKALLRSLAENIARYEEAFGPIPEPVAENQA comes from the coding sequence ATGAACGAGCTGAAGCTGGACATCAACATTGACAAGGACGTGGCCCAGGGCCGCTACGCCAACCTGGCCCTCATCGCCCACACCAAAAACGAGTTCATCCTGGACTTCGCCCTGCTCCAGCCCCAGGGGGGGGCCCTCGTGGTGAGCCGGATCGTCACCAGCCCCCAGCACGCCAAGGCCCTCCTCCGTAGCCTCGCGGAGAACATCGCCCGCTACGAGGAGGCCTTCGGCCCCATCCCCGAGCCCGTGGCGGAGAACCAGGCCTGA
- a CDS encoding S9 family peptidase, with protein sequence MEPETLLKLRFLSDLTPGPEGLPLFLLTEIQEGDPPRYRSRIALFDGALRLLTQEEARRPRYRAPFLYFLRRVGEREELFRLDLRGGEAERLTETAGVLDYALGPGGGVAFLALKEAPRPGGPRRFQGWPFKFDGRGLLPEGNVALYALEEGKVRLLLDRYPPPKEMVYAPEGLYLVMPEDARAQAEGRDTLFLLREGRLEKVYGGVGPIFALEWSPEGLFFLGHAFERGGGTEARLYHLRGGEARVLLEGSLQNSLNSDLRYGQHPQGPRWGEDGVYVVRTEAGRARLYRVGLDGKAEALTEEGSVLAFALTERGLFLLKEDFTHPARLEGPLGTFDPNAGVLDLAEPLYTEWTSPEGHKVPGWVLLPEGEGPHPVILYIHGGPHTAFGAAPMLELQLFRRAGYAVAFSNPRGSTGYGQDFALLEGEWGERDERDLMGFLDHVLAHFPLDPKRVGVAGGSYGGYMTNWLTARYPERFKAAVTDRSICNWLSFFGASDIGPRFTYLELKAKPWERSEVLWEKSPLRLVHRVRTPTLVVHSEEDHRCPIDQGETWYTALFHLGVKTAFFRVPEEGHELSRSGRPDRRLARLRAYLDWWRENL encoded by the coding sequence ATGGAGCCCGAAACCCTGCTGAAGCTCCGCTTCCTCTCCGACCTCACCCCAGGCCCTGAGGGCCTTCCCCTCTTCCTCCTCACGGAGATCCAGGAGGGGGATCCGCCCCGCTACCGTTCCCGCATCGCCCTCTTTGACGGGGCCTTGCGCCTCCTCACCCAGGAGGAGGCGAGAAGGCCCCGCTACCGCGCCCCCTTCCTCTACTTCCTGCGCCGGGTGGGGGAGCGGGAGGAGCTTTTCCGCCTGGACCTCCGGGGAGGCGAGGCGGAGCGTCTCACGGAGACCGCCGGGGTCCTGGACTACGCCTTGGGCCCCGGGGGCGGGGTGGCCTTCCTGGCCCTCAAGGAGGCGCCCAGGCCCGGCGGCCCCCGCCGCTTCCAAGGCTGGCCCTTCAAGTTTGACGGCCGCGGCCTCCTGCCCGAGGGGAACGTGGCCCTCTACGCCCTGGAGGAGGGCAAGGTCCGCCTCCTCCTGGACCGCTACCCCCCGCCCAAGGAGATGGTCTACGCCCCCGAGGGGCTCTATTTGGTCATGCCCGAGGACGCCCGGGCCCAGGCGGAGGGCCGGGACACCCTCTTCCTCCTCCGGGAGGGGCGGCTGGAGAAGGTCTATGGGGGCGTGGGCCCCATTTTCGCCCTGGAGTGGAGCCCCGAAGGGCTCTTCTTCCTGGGGCACGCCTTTGAGCGGGGTGGGGGCACGGAGGCGAGGCTTTACCACCTTAGGGGGGGCGAGGCCCGGGTGCTCCTCGAGGGGAGCCTCCAAAACTCCCTCAACTCCGACCTGCGCTACGGCCAGCACCCCCAGGGCCCCAGGTGGGGCGAAGACGGGGTCTATGTGGTGCGCACCGAGGCGGGGAGGGCGCGGCTTTACCGGGTGGGCCTGGACGGGAAGGCGGAGGCCCTCACCGAGGAGGGGAGCGTCCTCGCCTTCGCCCTCACGGAGCGGGGGCTTTTCCTCCTCAAGGAGGACTTCACCCACCCGGCCCGCCTCGAGGGCCCCTTGGGCACCTTTGACCCCAACGCCGGGGTCTTGGACCTGGCCGAGCCCCTCTACACCGAGTGGACAAGCCCCGAGGGGCACAAGGTCCCGGGGTGGGTCCTTTTGCCCGAGGGGGAGGGACCCCACCCGGTGATCCTCTACATCCACGGGGGGCCCCACACCGCCTTCGGGGCCGCCCCCATGCTGGAGCTCCAGCTTTTCCGCCGGGCGGGCTACGCCGTGGCCTTTTCCAACCCCCGGGGCTCCACGGGCTACGGCCAGGACTTCGCCCTTTTGGAGGGGGAGTGGGGGGAGCGGGACGAGCGGGACCTCATGGGGTTCTTGGACCACGTCCTCGCCCACTTCCCCCTGGACCCCAAGCGGGTGGGGGTGGCGGGGGGAAGCTACGGCGGGTACATGACGAACTGGCTCACGGCCCGCTACCCCGAGCGCTTCAAGGCGGCCGTCACCGACCGGAGCATCTGCAACTGGCTGAGCTTCTTCGGGGCGAGCGACATCGGCCCCCGGTTCACCTACCTGGAGCTTAAGGCCAAGCCCTGGGAAAGGTCCGAGGTCCTTTGGGAGAAGAGCCCCCTCCGCCTCGTCCACCGGGTCCGGACCCCCACCCTCGTGGTCCACTCGGAAGAGGACCACCGTTGCCCCATAGACCAGGGGGAGACCTGGTACACCGCCCTCTTCCACCTCGGGGTGAAGACCGCTTTCTTCCGGGTGCCCGAGGAAGGCCACGAGCTTTCCCGCTCGGGGCGGCCCGACCGCCGCCTGGCCCGGCTTCGGGCCTACCTGGACTGGTGGCGGGAAAACCTGTAA